In methanogenic archaeon ISO4-H5, the following are encoded in one genomic region:
- a CDS encoding CDP-alcohol phosphatidyltransferase — MEFKVPDILSVSRAAASLLLLLLEPLSDEFLIAFTLIASTDLVDGFLARRFGISSYGKALDSSCDAVLAVVLLLCLIPNLDWEQWMIWWIAAIAAMRLVSIGIGSGRFSEPGFVHTYFNKAAGLFLFLSPFLLRILDLDVVVYLVCGVATISALEFLYINCTSRNFDGNYCGILFQSKV, encoded by the coding sequence ATGGAGTTCAAGGTTCCCGATATCCTTTCCGTATCGAGGGCAGCAGCATCGTTACTGCTGTTGTTATTGGAACCTTTATCCGACGAATTCCTCATCGCTTTCACACTGATAGCTTCCACCGACCTGGTGGACGGTTTCCTGGCCCGCAGGTTCGGTATCTCGAGTTATGGGAAAGCTCTCGACAGCAGCTGCGATGCGGTTCTGGCTGTAGTTCTCCTGCTGTGTCTCATCCCCAATCTCGATTGGGAGCAGTGGATGATCTGGTGGATAGCCGCCATCGCCGCCATGAGATTGGTTTCAATAGGAATCGGCTCCGGCAGGTTCTCCGAGCCCGGTTTCGTCCACACCTACTTCAACAAGGCGGCCGGCCTGTTCCTTTTCCTTTCACCTTTCCTGCTGAGGATTTTGGATCTCGATGTCGTGGTCTATCTGGTCTGCGGGGTGGCCACCATCTCCGCCCTCGAGTTCCTGTACATCAATTGCACTTCCAGGAACTTCGACGGTAACTACTGCGGTATCCTCTTCCAGTCAAAGGTATAA
- a CDS encoding proline-specific peptidase: MLSPLDVPDSFTLSSVTGIFEMQRISATEFEGKANSFVLDIDLVVRSDATSVTAALSGDVGRESFGTVSTEGKVSFFGDVLSVISSWVDHVAAETIEDYASDVKYLDTPDGRIAYWGYNTHLSGVPAVFVHGGPGGDSNPVKARRLMLDRPVYLFDQMGCGMSDPIKDFDAWNINDYIRQMDSVISEITDGKVILIGASWGAGLSLAYASSTDYRRVAGMILISPFLSTAKWNEDIDANLRSMGGDHLSVVEKARKDGVFTEEFFRTLEEYNARFLFSRKEFRPYALVSAREEPNETFRRLCGPNDFVTDGKLMDFDVSDRLSEIDVPTLLMCGDSDEVTIPRIMEYYKSVKGARLSIIAHAGHVLALEQFDQYAYAIRAFLEENDF; encoded by the coding sequence ATGTTAAGCCCGCTGGATGTGCCTGATTCCTTCACTCTGAGTTCTGTGACAGGGATTTTCGAAATGCAGCGCATATCCGCGACCGAATTCGAGGGCAAGGCCAATTCCTTTGTGCTCGACATAGACCTCGTGGTCCGTTCCGATGCCACATCGGTTACCGCCGCCCTTTCCGGGGATGTGGGAAGGGAGAGCTTCGGTACGGTCTCCACCGAAGGGAAGGTGTCCTTCTTCGGGGATGTGCTCTCGGTCATCTCCTCATGGGTCGATCACGTGGCGGCGGAGACGATCGAGGATTATGCGTCTGATGTCAAATATCTCGACACACCCGACGGAAGGATAGCCTACTGGGGCTACAACACCCACCTGAGCGGGGTTCCCGCGGTATTCGTCCACGGCGGACCGGGCGGCGACAGTAATCCCGTGAAAGCCCGCAGGCTGATGCTTGACAGACCTGTCTACCTATTCGATCAGATGGGCTGCGGTATGTCCGACCCGATTAAGGATTTCGATGCCTGGAACATTAACGATTACATCAGGCAGATGGATTCCGTCATCTCCGAGATAACAGACGGAAAGGTCATCCTCATCGGAGCCTCATGGGGTGCAGGACTGAGCCTCGCCTACGCATCATCGACCGATTACAGGAGGGTCGCGGGCATGATCCTGATCTCCCCCTTCCTGAGTACCGCGAAGTGGAACGAGGACATCGATGCCAACCTCCGCTCCATGGGCGGCGATCATCTCTCTGTGGTCGAGAAAGCCAGAAAAGACGGCGTTTTCACCGAGGAATTCTTCCGGACTCTGGAGGAATACAACGCGAGATTCCTGTTCTCGCGGAAGGAGTTCCGGCCTTATGCATTGGTATCCGCAAGGGAAGAGCCCAACGAGACATTCAGAAGACTGTGCGGACCCAACGATTTCGTGACCGACGGGAAACTGATGGATTTCGACGTATCGGACAGGCTCTCCGAGATAGACGTACCGACGCTCCTCATGTGCGGGGACAGCGACGAGGTCACCATCCCCCGCATAATGGAATATTACAAGTCGGTCAAAGGTGCCAGACTCTCCATCATAGCCCATGCCGGACATGTGCTTGCTCTGGAACAGTTCGATCAATACGCCTATGCGATCAGAGCGTTCTTAGAGGAGAACGATTTCTGA
- a CDS encoding DNA-directed RNA polymerase subunit K RpoK: MAAKYTRFEKARIVGARAIQISYGAPVFVDGIEGLIDPIDVAMLEIEKDVVPISVNYD, encoded by the coding sequence ATGGCAGCTAAATACACCAGGTTTGAAAAAGCAAGGATTGTCGGCGCCAGGGCTATTCAGATTTCCTACGGAGCCCCCGTCTTCGTTGATGGAATCGAGGGCCTCATCGACCCCATTGACGTCGCCATGCTCGAGATCGAGAAGGACGTCGTCCCTATCTCAGTCAACTACGACTGA
- a CDS encoding transmembrane protein: MGPMRLDVVDVGTCECKDLSENGETLNDKRETQTDTQNTVNIRAWSLVLLVSSVVLFSIFLGSL; this comes from the coding sequence ATGGGACCAATGCGATTGGATGTGGTGGATGTGGGAACCTGTGAATGTAAGGACCTCAGCGAGAACGGTGAGACCCTTAACGACAAGAGAGAAACCCAGACGGACACGCAGAATACTGTGAATATCCGTGCGTGGAGCCTGGTACTGCTGGTCTCCAGCGTAGTTCTTTTCTCAATATTTCTTGGATCGCTTTGA
- a CDS encoding pyridoxamine 5'-phosphate oxidase family protein — protein sequence MSKFDTFCDKMAALSFEDKTAMISDLSQEIIPALNDLTEDGMSGIEVYVDFILAAVAADGKLAEEEYAIIKPLFDAAAEKDTTYDEAVAIFKNSGLDNPAQAKKVVDLMVDMIGLVDEKLKYDIVTLCFLICAIDGDVSKEEKDWIKALVDDNFGLSPINEIDGFLTKAGTFILGTTDGDQPRMRVLGLKIRLDEKLYFAVGTFKDVYKQLKANPKCEILASVGTDFIRWDGKAVFTDDARLKPIVANMMPDLIKMYDSMGWELGFFSLEGGHAEICNVSNQKETIF from the coding sequence ATGTCAAAATTCGACACATTCTGCGACAAGATGGCAGCCCTGTCATTCGAGGACAAGACTGCCATGATCAGCGACCTCTCCCAGGAGATCATCCCTGCCCTCAACGACCTCACCGAGGACGGAATGAGCGGAATCGAGGTCTATGTAGACTTCATCCTTGCCGCCGTCGCTGCCGACGGAAAGCTCGCTGAGGAGGAGTATGCCATCATCAAACCCCTCTTCGACGCAGCCGCCGAGAAGGACACTACCTATGATGAGGCTGTCGCCATCTTCAAGAACTCCGGTCTCGACAACCCCGCCCAGGCCAAGAAGGTCGTCGACCTCATGGTCGACATGATCGGACTTGTCGACGAGAAGCTCAAATACGACATCGTCACCCTCTGCTTCCTCATCTGCGCCATCGACGGAGATGTTTCCAAAGAGGAGAAGGATTGGATCAAGGCCCTTGTCGATGACAACTTCGGCCTCAGCCCCATCAACGAGATCGACGGATTCCTTACCAAAGCCGGAACATTCATCCTCGGTACCACCGACGGCGACCAGCCCAGGATGAGGGTCCTCGGACTCAAGATCCGCCTTGACGAGAAGCTCTACTTTGCAGTCGGAACCTTCAAGGACGTCTACAAGCAGCTCAAGGCCAACCCCAAGTGCGAGATCCTTGCCTCCGTCGGAACCGATTTCATCCGCTGGGACGGAAAGGCCGTGTTCACCGATGACGCAAGGCTCAAGCCCATCGTCGCCAACATGATGCCTGATCTCATCAAGATGTACGACTCCATGGGCTGGGAACTCGGATTCTTCTCTCTCGAGGGCGGACACGCAGAGATCTGCAACGTCAGCAACCAGAAAGAAACCATCTTCTGA
- a CDS encoding NfeD family protein — MEPMTVAVIVVILGLILLVVEATSPGAYLLIPGAVLVVIGGYGCAAPDNFFTWWTPAVAIIACIPVTVATFWLYKKLGDPEPPSTTVTGSLVGKTGTVVIEVTPDNMKGKVKIGSDTWSAVADETIPVGTAVTVDQSEGVHVHVVRQ, encoded by the coding sequence ATGGAACCGATGACAGTAGCCGTAATCGTGGTCATCCTGGGACTGATCCTCCTGGTGGTGGAGGCCACCTCCCCCGGAGCTTACCTCCTCATACCCGGAGCCGTCCTCGTGGTGATCGGAGGGTACGGCTGTGCCGCACCCGATAACTTCTTCACCTGGTGGACTCCCGCAGTGGCCATCATAGCCTGCATCCCGGTCACGGTTGCCACCTTCTGGCTATACAAGAAGCTGGGCGATCCGGAACCCCCTTCGACCACCGTCACCGGTTCCCTCGTGGGCAAGACCGGTACCGTTGTCATCGAGGTCACTCCCGACAACATGAAGGGCAAGGTCAAGATCGGATCCGACACCTGGTCCGCCGTTGCGGACGAGACCATCCCCGTTGGTACCGCCGTCACGGTCGACCAGAGCGAGGGTGTCCACGTCCACGTCGTAAGACAGTAA
- a CDS encoding SPFH domain / Band 7 family protein: MNTEILLVLAIILMFAIVVSVFSGVKIVQPYEQAVYMRLGKYVRILNQGLNFVCPLINQVVKLDLRTEVMDVPKQEVITKDNSPVFVDAIIYIKVTDPKNAFFEVTNYRLATVNLAQTTLRSVIGQMELDQILSNRENINVQLRDTLDENTDKWGVRVENVEIKEVDPAPKVKASMEEQTSAERKRRAAILEADGQRTAMILSAEGKKKSQVLEAEGERKSMILKAEGKRTATILEAQGEAQKLRIMSVGAASMDAKALSVLSMDTLKAVGDGQASKIYLPLEITRLMDGISEYVGSAKSVPDRAVSDVNDIKEAVGSPDEILGPIPSQADVKKEEAAEDSLNPEVSEVLAEVNKNSRV; this comes from the coding sequence ATGAATACCGAGATTCTCTTGGTTCTGGCGATCATCCTTATGTTCGCCATTGTCGTCTCCGTGTTCAGCGGAGTCAAAATCGTACAGCCTTACGAGCAGGCAGTTTACATGAGGCTGGGTAAGTATGTCCGCATACTGAACCAGGGTCTTAACTTCGTCTGCCCCCTGATCAACCAGGTCGTCAAACTGGACCTCCGTACCGAGGTCATGGACGTCCCCAAGCAGGAGGTCATCACCAAGGATAACTCCCCTGTCTTCGTCGATGCAATCATCTACATCAAGGTCACCGACCCCAAGAACGCCTTCTTCGAGGTCACCAACTACCGTCTGGCGACCGTCAATCTCGCACAGACCACCCTCCGTTCCGTCATCGGACAGATGGAGCTCGACCAGATCCTCTCCAACAGGGAGAACATCAACGTCCAGCTGAGGGACACCCTCGACGAGAACACCGACAAGTGGGGTGTCAGGGTCGAGAACGTCGAGATCAAGGAAGTAGACCCCGCACCCAAGGTCAAAGCCTCCATGGAGGAGCAGACCTCCGCCGAGAGGAAGAGGCGTGCCGCCATCCTCGAAGCAGACGGACAGAGGACCGCTATGATCCTCTCCGCCGAGGGTAAGAAGAAGTCACAGGTCCTCGAGGCCGAGGGAGAGAGGAAGTCCATGATCCTCAAGGCTGAGGGTAAGAGGACCGCCACCATCCTGGAAGCGCAGGGAGAGGCCCAGAAGCTCAGGATCATGTCCGTAGGAGCCGCAAGCATGGATGCCAAGGCCCTTTCCGTCCTGTCCATGGACACACTCAAGGCAGTCGGAGACGGACAGGCCTCCAAGATCTACCTGCCTCTCGAAATCACCAGGCTCATGGACGGTATCAGCGAGTATGTCGGTTCCGCCAAGAGCGTCCCCGACAGAGCGGTTTCCGACGTCAACGACATCAAGGAAGCAGTAGGTTCCCCGGACGAGATCCTCGGTCCCATCCCCTCCCAGGCCGACGTGAAGAAAGAAGAGGCCGCGGAGGATTCCCTCAACCCCGAGGTGTCCGAGGTCCTGGCAGAAGTCAACAAGAACAGCAGGGTCTGA
- a CDS encoding acyl carrier protein phosphodiesterase AcpD translates to MAKGKLLLVNACINRGTSRTLRLARRVAAAYPDYDTEELVLEEMNLKPTDSDFVNRRTELAESGSFDDPIFDTAKKFASADVIIIATPYWEDCFNSMTKIFMEHSAVIGLTFRYDETGRPVGMCQASVLYYVTTRGGYVSDEEDLGYAVYRRLCSTYGIPSFKIVSAEGLDIFGNDAEKIMAEAFSKADLIVRG, encoded by the coding sequence ATGGCGAAAGGAAAGCTCCTTCTGGTCAATGCCTGCATCAACCGCGGTACCTCCAGGACACTGAGGCTTGCCCGCAGGGTGGCTGCAGCATATCCCGATTATGATACGGAGGAGTTGGTCCTGGAGGAGATGAATCTCAAACCCACCGATTCCGATTTCGTAAACCGCAGGACAGAATTGGCAGAGTCAGGTTCTTTCGACGATCCCATCTTCGATACTGCCAAGAAGTTCGCATCCGCCGACGTTATCATCATCGCCACACCATATTGGGAAGACTGTTTCAACTCCATGACCAAGATTTTTATGGAGCATTCGGCCGTGATTGGATTAACCTTCAGATACGATGAAACAGGCCGTCCAGTCGGGATGTGCCAGGCATCCGTTCTTTATTACGTTACGACCCGCGGAGGATATGTCTCCGACGAGGAGGATCTCGGTTATGCGGTGTATCGCAGGCTGTGCTCCACATACGGAATTCCCTCATTCAAAATCGTTAGTGCTGAGGGCCTCGACATCTTCGGAAACGATGCCGAGAAGATCATGGCGGAAGCGTTTTCCAAAGCAGATTTGATAGTTCGCGGATGA
- a CDS encoding Phage integrase yields the protein MNGGADITGRLILALGSTMGLRRSEIADISLADIHGDMIIINGKGHGDYGKRSEAYIPDRTKKILEEYLDYRKTLIGETDRSEGKLLLRNSKKKGTPMDFNAVGYAVKKLARNADVNASCHTLRRLFCTNLAEDNPLEVVKASMRHSFVSTTVDHYLTARPNQKRAAVNGAADKLFN from the coding sequence ATGAACGGCGGTGCCGATATCACAGGAAGACTCATCCTCGCTCTGGGGAGCACCATGGGGTTGAGGAGATCGGAGATCGCCGATATCTCCCTCGCGGACATCCACGGTGACATGATCATCATCAACGGAAAAGGTCACGGTGATTATGGGAAGAGAAGCGAAGCCTACATCCCCGACAGGACTAAGAAGATTCTGGAGGAATACCTTGATTACCGGAAGACTCTGATCGGGGAGACGGACCGCTCCGAAGGGAAGCTCTTACTCCGCAACAGCAAGAAGAAAGGCACCCCGATGGACTTCAATGCCGTAGGCTACGCAGTGAAGAAGCTGGCCAGGAACGCCGATGTGAATGCGAGCTGCCACACTCTGAGAAGACTGTTCTGTACGAATCTCGCCGAGGACAACCCGCTGGAAGTCGTGAAAGCGAGCATGAGACACTCGTTCGTCTCCACGACTGTGGACCACTACCTGACGGCGAGACCGAACCAAAAGAGGGCCGCGGTGAACGGAGCGGCGGATAAACTCTTCAACTAA
- a CDS encoding fructose-bisphosphate aldolase Fba, with protein sequence MFGKFVRMERIMDRNTGNCVIVPMDHGISVGPIPGLINFKKTVNDVSIGGATAVLMHKGMVPLGHRESGHDVGLILHLSASTDIGVNSQSKVLVASVEDGLKLGADAISVHINVGAQDEPQMLQDAGMVSSKCMDWGMPLIAMTYPRGPSIKDSFDPTAVAHAARVGAELGADIVKCSYTGDIDSFSRVCEGAQVPVVIAGGPKMDSDMDILNMVADSLQAGGHGVSIGRNVFQHRDVQGIMAAISDICLKGFTAKEAFEAHLKN encoded by the coding sequence ATGTTCGGAAAATTCGTCAGGATGGAAAGGATCATGGACCGCAACACCGGGAACTGCGTCATAGTTCCTATGGACCACGGAATCAGCGTCGGCCCCATCCCCGGTCTCATCAATTTCAAAAAGACAGTCAACGATGTCTCTATCGGAGGGGCAACCGCAGTCCTCATGCATAAAGGAATGGTCCCTCTGGGTCATAGGGAATCCGGTCATGATGTGGGACTTATCCTACATCTTTCCGCTTCAACCGATATTGGTGTGAATTCCCAGAGCAAGGTCCTCGTCGCATCCGTAGAAGATGGTCTCAAGCTCGGAGCCGATGCGATCTCCGTTCACATCAACGTCGGAGCTCAGGACGAGCCTCAGATGCTTCAGGATGCGGGAATGGTTTCCTCCAAATGCATGGACTGGGGAATGCCCCTGATCGCCATGACCTACCCCCGCGGCCCCTCCATCAAGGATTCCTTCGATCCCACGGCTGTTGCCCACGCCGCGAGGGTGGGTGCGGAGCTCGGAGCGGATATCGTCAAGTGTTCCTACACCGGCGACATCGACTCCTTCTCCAGGGTCTGCGAGGGCGCACAGGTCCCTGTCGTCATAGCCGGAGGTCCCAAGATGGATTCGGACATGGATATCCTGAACATGGTGGCTGACTCACTTCAAGCCGGAGGACACGGGGTGTCCATCGGCAGGAACGTATTCCAGCACAGGGATGTCCAGGGGATCATGGCTGCCATCAGCGATATCTGTCTCAAGGGTTTCACCGCGAAAGAGGCTTTCGAGGCTCACCTTAAGAACTGA
- a CDS encoding Cardiolipin synthase, whose translation MIDWFTQLICMADVVFLLVLFFSERNNPSKILMWALVLFFLPILGFILYIVLGQTFYSDQKFKIKGMNDDKIDDVISQNKDSVSASEDPEYRRFAETILNIGGLGYSDNNDVKLYTLGEDKFRDLYQDLRNAKRYIHLEYYIIRNDELGNELMDILIQKVGEGVEVKLLTDDFGVGKGPKKAIRRFKAAGGSFAVFHKVLWLILSPKKNNRNHRKIGIIDGTIAYCGGFNIGDEYLGKGPLGFWRDTAVRISGDAVKPLQARFQMDWEYATKRALCPPEKLPDYYGRTDYGSTGDAKVLTVSGGPDVADFNPVRLEYLNLIRNAKKSVYLHSPYFIPDDSLQDALSVAAANGVDVKVIIPDKPDHMFVFWCNISSAYSVMGNGVKVYMYNRGFVHSKTMVVDGEYCSVGSANFDDRSLVLNFETNAVILSKELGRQMDEAFKEDLKYCTEYTCEDYENISGYDVLKVSFSRLFSGLS comes from the coding sequence ATGATCGACTGGTTCACACAGCTCATCTGCATGGCTGATGTGGTCTTCCTGCTGGTCCTGTTCTTCTCCGAGAGGAACAATCCCTCGAAGATCCTCATGTGGGCGCTGGTGCTCTTCTTCCTGCCGATTTTGGGATTCATCCTCTACATCGTGCTGGGACAGACGTTCTACTCCGACCAGAAGTTCAAGATCAAGGGAATGAACGATGACAAAATTGACGACGTCATCTCTCAGAACAAGGACTCCGTCTCTGCATCGGAGGACCCCGAATACCGCAGGTTCGCCGAGACCATCCTCAACATCGGAGGATTGGGATACTCGGACAATAACGATGTGAAACTCTACACTCTCGGCGAGGATAAGTTCAGGGACCTTTACCAGGACCTGAGGAACGCCAAGAGGTACATTCACCTGGAATATTACATCATCAGGAACGATGAGCTCGGTAACGAGCTCATGGACATCCTCATCCAGAAGGTGGGCGAGGGTGTCGAGGTCAAGCTCCTCACCGACGATTTCGGTGTGGGTAAGGGACCCAAGAAGGCCATCCGCAGGTTCAAGGCCGCCGGAGGAAGCTTCGCCGTGTTCCACAAGGTTCTCTGGCTGATCCTGAGCCCCAAGAAGAACAACCGTAACCACAGGAAGATCGGAATCATCGACGGTACTATTGCATATTGCGGAGGATTCAACATCGGCGACGAATACTTAGGAAAGGGACCTCTGGGATTCTGGAGGGACACCGCCGTGAGGATCTCCGGAGATGCTGTCAAGCCCCTGCAGGCCAGGTTCCAGATGGATTGGGAATACGCGACCAAGCGCGCCCTATGTCCCCCGGAGAAGCTCCCGGACTACTATGGCAGGACCGATTACGGTTCCACCGGCGATGCCAAGGTCCTCACCGTTTCAGGAGGGCCCGACGTGGCAGACTTCAACCCTGTCAGGCTGGAGTACCTGAATCTCATCAGGAACGCCAAGAAGAGCGTCTACCTCCATTCTCCGTACTTCATCCCCGACGATTCGCTGCAGGATGCCCTTTCCGTGGCGGCCGCCAACGGTGTGGATGTGAAAGTGATCATCCCTGACAAGCCCGACCACATGTTCGTGTTCTGGTGCAACATCAGCAGCGCGTACTCCGTTATGGGCAACGGTGTGAAGGTGTACATGTACAACCGCGGTTTCGTGCACTCGAAGACCATGGTGGTCGACGGAGAGTACTGTTCCGTAGGATCCGCCAACTTCGACGACAGGTCCCTGGTTCTCAACTTCGAGACCAACGCGGTCATCCTCTCCAAAGAGCTCGGACGTCAGATGGACGAGGCCTTCAAGGAGGATCTGAAGTACTGTACCGAATACACCTGCGAGGATTACGAGAACATCAGCGGATACGACGTCCTGAAGGTTTCGTTCTCCAGGCTTTTCAGCGGACTTTCCTGA
- a CDS encoding transmembrane protein, translating to MMFFQDTRSIGVVFWIAAILYLVEAILVLQGSQVETLTGYPETITDKSGFCYVIGFGSLISAAIYLLNAHRVMSQKRTRLDVLRRYVLTIGLCTLVDGITAGLSVYLYTNDPDAGIYVTIITIVLSIFLVLISKSVANGKKGTGKKIVWAILVIAFALMLINALLPANNYWQYAENIANVLIAFFMLTLILDSGVRTDMGVKA from the coding sequence ATGATGTTCTTCCAAGACACACGGTCCATTGGAGTCGTATTTTGGATTGCTGCGATCCTGTATCTGGTCGAAGCAATCCTGGTCCTACAGGGATCGCAAGTAGAAACTCTGACGGGCTATCCGGAGACAATCACCGATAAAAGCGGTTTCTGCTACGTCATCGGTTTCGGCAGTCTGATTAGTGCTGCCATTTACTTACTGAACGCACACAGAGTCATGTCCCAGAAGAGGACCCGTCTCGATGTTCTGCGCCGTTACGTACTCACCATCGGACTGTGCACCCTGGTTGACGGTATTACTGCCGGGCTCTCCGTGTACCTGTACACCAACGATCCCGATGCTGGTATCTACGTGACGATAATCACTATAGTACTGTCAATCTTCCTTGTGCTCATCTCGAAATCCGTCGCGAACGGAAAGAAGGGAACCGGAAAGAAGATTGTCTGGGCCATCCTTGTGATCGCCTTCGCACTGATGCTCATCAACGCCCTGCTGCCTGCCAACAACTACTGGCAGTACGCGGAGAACATCGCCAACGTTCTGATCGCCTTCTTCATGCTTACCTTGATCCTTGACAGCGGCGTCAGGACAGACATGGGGGTGAAGGCATGA
- a CDS encoding PHP domain-containing protein has translation MDSERVTFRYPRGDSIPEGTLCADMHFHTRYSDSYTSVRRAVSLAKKRNVGLAVTDHNLIGGSLEALEIAKEKGVFVVPGVEISAWDGPHILVYFYSADEMQEYWKKYTEPYIHKSRWLAIDKGTEWILDSLEGVNCVVSAAHPLGYLVSVKGVEKAVRKGILKKDIVPRFDSYEVICSGMFRSENEEAKKVADDFGLGYTGGSDGHMLHELGRVITCQEADDLDGFLDGIRKHTNYVIGKEKNILDKFAMAMTSTSRFATACLPSSIERKIQLMTHSGTHNYPKKD, from the coding sequence ATGGATTCGGAGAGGGTCACATTCAGATATCCCAGAGGGGACAGTATTCCCGAGGGGACCCTCTGCGCGGATATGCATTTCCATACCCGTTACTCCGATTCCTACACATCCGTGAGGAGGGCAGTATCCCTCGCCAAGAAGAGGAACGTAGGACTTGCGGTCACTGACCACAACCTCATCGGCGGTTCCCTGGAAGCTCTGGAAATCGCCAAGGAAAAGGGAGTCTTCGTGGTCCCGGGAGTCGAGATTAGTGCTTGGGACGGCCCCCACATCCTCGTGTATTTCTACTCGGCTGACGAGATGCAGGAATACTGGAAGAAATACACCGAACCATACATCCACAAGAGCCGTTGGCTGGCAATCGACAAAGGAACCGAATGGATCCTCGATTCCCTGGAAGGTGTCAACTGCGTCGTGTCTGCCGCTCACCCTCTGGGGTATCTTGTTTCCGTGAAAGGCGTGGAGAAGGCCGTGAGGAAAGGCATCCTGAAGAAGGATATCGTCCCGCGTTTCGATTCTTATGAGGTAATCTGCAGCGGGATGTTCAGGTCCGAGAACGAGGAGGCCAAGAAAGTGGCTGACGACTTCGGTCTCGGATATACCGGGGGATCAGACGGGCACATGCTCCATGAGCTGGGGCGCGTCATCACCTGTCAGGAGGCCGACGATCTCGACGGATTCCTGGATGGCATCCGGAAGCACACGAACTACGTCATCGGGAAGGAGAAGAATATCCTCGACAAGTTCGCCATGGCCATGACCAGCACCAGCAGGTTCGCCACAGCTTGCCTTCCTTCATCCATCGAGAGGAAGATACAGCTCATGACCCACAGCGGAACCCACAATTATCCGAAGAAGGACTGA
- a CDS encoding Nucleoside 2-deoxyribosyltransferase — MRRIIPDGDPMRAYIAGPLFCQAEREYNLRLKESLAEFSIEAILPQDSDILFEAEKMGDSAYAAEAAKKIFERDLALLESCDVLVINLDGRVPDEGACVELGYAYAKGISAYGIKTDVRVSEFGIDNMMIAGMLGDRIAHTPEDLAKMILRGPDDGIHVSQD, encoded by the coding sequence ATGCGTCGTATTATCCCCGACGGTGACCCCATGCGCGCATACATCGCCGGACCGCTCTTCTGCCAAGCCGAGAGAGAATACAACCTGAGACTCAAAGAAAGCCTGGCAGAATTCTCTATCGAAGCGATCCTTCCTCAGGACAGCGACATACTCTTCGAAGCTGAAAAGATGGGCGACAGCGCATATGCGGCAGAAGCTGCGAAAAAGATATTCGAAAGGGATCTGGCACTTCTGGAATCCTGCGATGTCCTGGTCATCAATCTCGACGGCAGAGTACCCGACGAGGGGGCTTGTGTGGAACTGGGTTACGCCTATGCAAAGGGCATCTCGGCATACGGAATAAAAACGGATGTCAGGGTTTCCGAATTCGGTATCGACAACATGATGATAGCGGGCATGCTCGGAGACCGCATCGCTCACACTCCCGAGGACCTGGCAAAAATGATTCTCCGCGGCCCCGATGATGGGATTCACGTGTCTCAGGACTAA